In one window of Miscanthus floridulus cultivar M001 chromosome 12, ASM1932011v1, whole genome shotgun sequence DNA:
- the LOC136497327 gene encoding sec-independent protein translocase protein TATB, chloroplastic-like, protein MTPTASLLLPAPPFVSISDVRRLQLPPRGRHRPRLCWRSVEWGTVQTRMVSSFVGSRTRRRNVICASLFGVGAPEALVIGVVALLVFGPKGLAEVARNLGKTLRAFQPTIREIQDVSREFRSTLEREIGIDEVSQSTNYRPTTIQQPAADPNVKPEPAPYTSEELMKVTEEQIAASAAAAWNPPQPATSQQQEAAATTPSDGAATSGGIDGPAAPAPGPAAPALAVSNSDPNQVNQSEKAETER, encoded by the exons ATGACGCCGACGGCGAGCCTCCTCCTCCCGGCTCCCCCATTCGTCTCCATCTCTGATGTGCGCCGCCTCCAGCTCCCCCCGCGCGGCCGCCACCGGCCTCGCCTCTGCTGGAGGAGCGTGGAGTGGGGCACCGTACAGACCCGGATGGTCTCTTCTTTCGTTG GGAGCAGAACACGCCGCAGAAACGTTATATGTGCTTCCCTGTTTGGAGTTGGAGCTCCCGAAGCACTGGTCATTGGAGTAGTCGCCCTGTTGGTGTTCGGCCCCAAGGGTCTGGCAGAG GTAGCCAGGAATTTGGGGAAGACTTTGCGTGCTTTCCAACCAACCATTAGAGAGATACAG GATGTATCAAGGGAGTTCAGGAGCACTCTTGAGCGAGAAATTGGAATTGATGAGGTTTCCCAATCGACGAATTATAGGCCCACAACCATCCAACAACCTGCTGCCGACCCAA ATGTCAAGCCTGAACCTGCACCTTATACTAGCGAGGAACTCATGAAAGTAACTGAAGAACAAATTGCTGCATCAGCTGCTGCTGCTTGGAATCCGCCACAGCCTGCCACGTCGCAACAGCAAG AAGCAGCGgccactactccaagtgatggcGCAGCTACATCAGGAGGAATCGATGGTCCTGCTGCTCCTGCCCCTGGTCCTGCTGCTCCGGCTCTTGCTGTGAGTAACTCTGACCCAAACCAAGTGAATCAGTCGGAGAAGGCAGAAACAGAGAGATGA